One Streptomyces drozdowiczii DNA segment encodes these proteins:
- a CDS encoding molybdopterin-dependent oxidoreductase, producing the protein MNRPSTAPRPTPPGTFALWGDLADPVTLSVARLRRDWEQHRADVVFDCATSGPQRHAFAGPLLREVVAAALPRFAPLRRKERSRLLLAVSGGDGHHAVLSWAEIDADFGNAPVLLATRMDGRDLDEAGTQLVVPSDRCGARYVSAVTGIWLGRHHREGAAPAVV; encoded by the coding sequence ATGAACCGACCGAGCACCGCTCCGCGTCCCACGCCCCCGGGCACCTTCGCGCTCTGGGGCGACCTGGCCGATCCGGTCACCCTGTCCGTCGCCCGGCTGCGGCGCGACTGGGAGCAGCACCGGGCCGACGTCGTCTTCGACTGCGCGACCTCCGGCCCGCAGCGCCATGCGTTCGCCGGACCGCTGCTGCGCGAGGTGGTGGCCGCCGCCCTGCCCCGATTCGCCCCGCTCCGCCGCAAGGAGCGCTCGCGGCTCCTGCTCGCGGTGAGCGGCGGCGACGGCCACCACGCCGTGCTGTCCTGGGCGGAGATCGACGCGGACTTCGGCAACGCGCCGGTCCTGCTCGCCACCCGCATGGACGGCCGTGACCTGGACGAGGCGGGCACCCAGCTCGTCGTCCCGTCCGACCGGTGCGGCGCGCGCTACGTCAGCGCCGTCACCGGAATCTGGCTCGGCCGCCACCACCGCGAGGGGGCCGCCCCCGCGGTGGTGTGA
- a CDS encoding alpha-galactosidase, translating to MPIHLTAAGVSLVVDETDGRVLHWGRALSETTARTLGDTVTGTSLLPLNAQVHQGRPGLIGHRAGTAWSPSFTHARTVHVEGARITVRAEDPDSRLEWRAELELTPSGLLRLRHGLRNTGTDAYQLDELTPVLPIPSRAVEAMDFTGRWAKERQPQRHPLSHGTYLRESRRGRPGHDSPALLSVGTPGFGWDDGEVWSVHLAWSGNQRYYAERMPSTGCVIGTGELLLPGECALAPGEEYVTPWLCAAYSGSGLNGITPRFHDWLRARAHHPDPEVRPRPVVLNNWEATYFDHDPGRLMPLVERAAEAGVERFVLDDGWFLGRRDDTAGLGDWYVDPDVWPDGLGPLIEHVRAHGMEFGLWCEPEMANPDSRLLREHPDWALHAADRLPPDWRNQQVLDLCRPEVYAYLLERFDTLLSTYDIAYLKWDHNRDLVEPGHEGRAAVREQTTAAYRLLAELRGRHPGVEIESCASGGGRMDLGILEHTDRVWTSDCNDALERQEIQRGTNLLLPLELTGAHVGPTTCHSTGRTHTLAFRAATALFGHFGIEWDITSATDAERAELAEWVAAYKRHRTLLHTGRLFRHESPDDDAASLTAVVAPDGGEALLSYVQLTATRAEIPSRARFTGLAPEGVYRLTPVGPPPSGNGVRPTPRPSPEQAGITGEFLAHIGLELPRLHPESALVLHAVRTR from the coding sequence ATGCCCATTCACCTGACCGCCGCAGGCGTCAGCCTGGTCGTCGACGAGACGGACGGACGCGTCCTGCACTGGGGAAGAGCACTCTCCGAGACCACCGCTCGGACCCTGGGCGACACGGTGACCGGCACCTCCCTCCTCCCGCTGAACGCCCAGGTCCACCAGGGCCGGCCGGGTCTCATCGGCCACCGTGCGGGCACGGCCTGGTCGCCGTCGTTCACCCACGCCCGCACCGTGCACGTCGAAGGCGCGCGGATCACCGTCCGCGCCGAGGACCCGGACAGCCGACTGGAGTGGCGGGCGGAGCTGGAACTGACCCCTTCCGGACTGCTGCGCCTCCGCCACGGTCTGCGCAACACCGGCACCGACGCCTACCAGCTGGACGAGCTGACACCGGTGCTGCCGATTCCCTCGCGCGCCGTGGAGGCCATGGACTTCACCGGCCGGTGGGCCAAGGAGCGCCAGCCGCAGCGCCACCCGCTGAGCCACGGCACGTATCTGCGGGAGAGCCGCCGGGGGCGTCCCGGCCACGACAGCCCCGCCCTGCTGTCCGTCGGCACCCCCGGCTTCGGCTGGGACGACGGCGAGGTCTGGTCGGTGCATCTCGCGTGGAGCGGAAACCAGCGCTATTACGCGGAACGCATGCCGTCCACCGGCTGCGTGATCGGCACCGGCGAACTGCTCCTGCCCGGCGAGTGCGCCCTCGCGCCCGGTGAGGAATACGTGACGCCCTGGCTCTGTGCCGCGTACTCCGGGAGCGGCCTCAACGGCATCACGCCCCGCTTCCACGACTGGCTGCGTGCCCGCGCCCACCACCCCGACCCCGAGGTCCGGCCGCGCCCCGTCGTCCTCAACAACTGGGAGGCGACCTACTTCGACCACGACCCGGGGCGCCTCATGCCGCTGGTCGAGCGCGCGGCGGAGGCGGGTGTCGAGCGCTTCGTCCTGGACGACGGCTGGTTCCTCGGCCGGCGTGACGACACCGCCGGCCTGGGCGATTGGTACGTCGACCCGGACGTGTGGCCGGACGGCCTCGGCCCGCTGATCGAGCATGTCCGGGCGCACGGCATGGAGTTCGGCCTGTGGTGCGAACCGGAGATGGCCAACCCCGACTCCCGGCTCCTGCGCGAGCACCCCGACTGGGCGCTGCACGCCGCCGACCGGCTCCCGCCGGACTGGCGGAACCAGCAGGTGCTCGACCTGTGCCGCCCCGAGGTCTACGCGTACCTCCTGGAGCGCTTCGACACCCTGCTCTCCACGTACGACATCGCCTACCTCAAGTGGGACCACAACCGCGACCTGGTCGAACCGGGCCACGAGGGCCGCGCCGCGGTCCGCGAACAGACCACCGCCGCCTACCGGCTCCTGGCGGAGTTGCGCGGGCGCCACCCCGGAGTGGAGATCGAGAGCTGCGCGTCGGGCGGCGGCCGCATGGACCTCGGCATCCTGGAACACACCGACCGTGTGTGGACCTCCGACTGCAACGACGCCCTGGAACGCCAGGAGATCCAGCGGGGCACCAACCTCCTGCTGCCGCTGGAACTGACCGGCGCCCACGTCGGACCGACCACCTGCCACAGCACGGGCCGCACCCACACGCTCGCCTTCCGCGCGGCGACCGCCCTGTTCGGGCACTTCGGCATCGAGTGGGACATCACCTCCGCCACGGACGCCGAGCGCGCCGAACTCGCCGAGTGGGTCGCCGCGTACAAGCGCCACCGCACCCTGCTGCACACCGGCCGTCTGTTCCGCCACGAGAGCCCCGACGACGACGCCGCCTCGCTCACCGCCGTGGTCGCCCCCGACGGCGGCGAGGCGCTCCTCTCGTACGTCCAACTCACCGCGACCCGCGCGGAGATCCCGTCCCGGGCCCGCTTCACCGGCCTCGCCCCGGAAGGCGTCTACCGGCTCACACCGGTCGGCCCCCCGCCCTCCGGGAACGGGGTACGCCCGACGCCCCGCCCGTCCCCGGAACAGGCCGGGATCACCGGCGAGTTCCTGGCCCACATCGGCCTCGAACTCCCGCGCCTGCACCCGGAATCGGCGCTTGTCCTGCACGCGGTCCGCACCCGCTGA
- a CDS encoding endo-1,4-beta-xylanase translates to MGSYALPRSALSRPLRALLPALLVGVLGASAALVAPSDAHAAESTLGAAAAQSGRYFGTAIASGKLGDSAYTSIASREFNMVTAENEMKIDATEPQRGQFTFANADRVYNWAVQNGKKVRGHTLAWHSQQPGWMQSLSGSTLRQAMIDHINGVMGHYKGKIAQWDVVNEAFADGSSGARRDSNLQRTGNDWIEAAFRAARAADPAAKLCYNDYNVENWTWAKTQAMYTMVKDFKQRGVPIDCVGFQSHFNSGSPYNSNFRTTLQNFAALGVDVAITELDIQGASASTYASVTNDCLAVSRCLGITVWGVRDSDSWRSGDTPLLFNNDGSKKAAYTSVLNALNGGASTGPGDGDGGEEGGQSGQLKGVGSGRCVEVPNSATADGTAVQLYDCGGAANQKWEHTAAGELRVYGNKCLDAGGSGSGARIQIYSCWGGDNQKWRLNSDGTVVGVQSGLCLDAVGTGTANGTKIQLYSCGNGSNQRWTLAS, encoded by the coding sequence ATGGGCTCCTACGCCCTTCCGAGATCCGCTCTCAGCCGCCCGCTCCGTGCCCTGCTGCCCGCGCTGCTCGTCGGGGTGCTGGGCGCGTCCGCCGCGCTGGTCGCACCGTCGGACGCGCACGCCGCCGAATCCACGCTCGGGGCCGCAGCGGCGCAGAGCGGGCGGTACTTCGGCACCGCCATCGCCTCGGGCAAGCTCGGCGACTCGGCGTACACCTCCATCGCCTCGCGCGAGTTCAACATGGTGACCGCCGAGAACGAGATGAAGATCGACGCGACCGAGCCGCAGCGGGGGCAGTTCACCTTCGCCAACGCCGACCGCGTGTACAACTGGGCCGTGCAGAACGGCAAGAAGGTGCGCGGCCACACCCTCGCCTGGCACTCCCAGCAGCCCGGCTGGATGCAGAGCCTCAGCGGCAGCACCCTGCGCCAGGCGATGATCGACCACATCAACGGCGTGATGGGCCACTACAAGGGCAAGATCGCCCAGTGGGACGTCGTGAACGAGGCGTTCGCCGACGGCAGTTCGGGCGCCCGCCGCGACTCCAACCTCCAGCGCACCGGCAACGACTGGATCGAGGCCGCCTTCCGCGCCGCGCGCGCCGCCGACCCGGCCGCCAAGCTCTGCTACAACGACTACAACGTCGAGAACTGGACCTGGGCGAAGACCCAGGCGATGTACACCATGGTCAAGGACTTCAAGCAGCGCGGTGTGCCGATCGACTGCGTCGGCTTCCAGTCGCACTTCAACAGCGGCAGCCCGTACAACAGCAACTTCCGCACCACCCTCCAGAACTTCGCCGCCCTCGGCGTGGACGTGGCCATCACCGAGCTCGACATCCAGGGCGCCTCGGCCTCGACGTACGCGAGTGTCACCAACGACTGCCTGGCCGTCTCGCGCTGCCTCGGCATCACCGTATGGGGCGTACGCGACAGCGACTCCTGGCGCTCCGGGGACACCCCGCTGCTGTTCAACAACGACGGCAGCAAGAAGGCGGCGTACACCTCCGTCCTGAACGCCCTCAACGGCGGCGCGTCCACCGGCCCCGGCGACGGTGACGGCGGCGAGGAGGGCGGGCAGAGCGGACAGCTCAAGGGCGTCGGCTCCGGCCGCTGCGTGGAGGTGCCCAACTCCGCCACGGCGGACGGCACCGCGGTCCAGCTGTACGACTGCGGCGGCGCCGCCAACCAGAAGTGGGAGCACACCGCCGCCGGTGAGCTGAGGGTCTACGGCAACAAGTGCCTGGACGCCGGGGGCAGCGGCAGCGGCGCCAGGATCCAGATCTACAGCTGCTGGGGCGGCGACAACCAGAAGTGGCGCCTCAACTCGGACGGGACCGTCGTCGGCGTCCAGTCCGGACTGTGCCTCGACGCCGTGGGCACCGGTACGGCCAACGGCACGAAGATCCAGCTCTACTCCTGCGGGAACGGCAGCAACCAGCGCTGGACCCTGGCCTCCTGA
- a CDS encoding catalase — MTDVSNRGPAAGDERETLTNRQGHPVYDNQNQRTVGARGPATLENYQFLEKISHFDRERIPERVVHARGVTAYGYFEAYGAFGDEPIARFTRAKLFQERGRRTDVAVRFSTVIGGRDSSEAARDPRGFAVKFYTEDGNWDLVGNNLGVFFIRDAIKFPDVIHALKPDPVTFEQQPRRIFDFMSQTPESMHMLVNLFSPRGIPADYRHMQGFGVNTYKWVNESGESFLVKYHWMPKAGVRSMTEEDAANVQADSLGHATKDLYEAVGRGAHPEWELLVQLMDDHDHPELDFDPLDDTKTWPEQDFPPRAVGRMVLDRMPENYFAENDQISFGTGVLVDGLDFSDDKMLVGRTFSYSDTQRYRVGPNYLQLPVNQAKNATVRTNQRDGLMTYHVDGGGGNPIVNYEPSITGGLREAHYPTHDEVGPEVRGRLTRKRIPRTNDYLQAGQRYLLMEQWERDDLVHNLVNLLSQCDRPVQERMVWHFLLVENELGLKIGEGLRITPSDVKGLEPLPGQNLTDEDRERLSRLGDNPPRDVTGLTMTHCVPDERHVVTR; from the coding sequence GTGACGGACGTATCGAACAGGGGCCCCGCAGCCGGTGACGAGCGCGAGACGCTCACCAACCGGCAGGGCCATCCCGTCTACGACAACCAGAACCAGCGCACCGTCGGCGCCCGGGGCCCGGCCACGCTGGAGAACTACCAGTTCCTGGAGAAGATCAGCCACTTCGACCGCGAGCGGATCCCCGAGCGCGTCGTGCACGCCCGGGGCGTGACCGCCTACGGGTACTTCGAGGCGTACGGTGCCTTCGGCGACGAGCCCATCGCCCGCTTCACCCGCGCCAAGCTCTTCCAGGAGCGCGGCAGGCGCACGGACGTCGCGGTGCGCTTCTCGACCGTGATCGGTGGCCGTGACTCCTCCGAGGCGGCGCGCGACCCGCGCGGTTTCGCGGTGAAGTTCTACACCGAGGACGGCAACTGGGACCTCGTCGGCAACAACCTGGGGGTCTTCTTCATCCGGGACGCGATCAAGTTCCCCGATGTGATCCACGCGCTCAAGCCGGACCCCGTCACGTTCGAGCAGCAGCCCCGGCGCATCTTCGACTTCATGTCGCAGACGCCCGAGTCCATGCACATGCTGGTGAACCTGTTCAGCCCGCGCGGCATCCCGGCGGACTACCGCCATATGCAGGGCTTCGGCGTCAATACGTACAAGTGGGTCAACGAGTCCGGTGAGTCCTTCCTGGTGAAGTACCACTGGATGCCGAAGGCGGGCGTGCGCAGCATGACCGAGGAGGACGCGGCCAACGTACAGGCCGACAGCCTCGGCCACGCCACGAAGGACCTGTACGAGGCGGTGGGGCGCGGGGCCCACCCGGAGTGGGAACTGCTCGTCCAGCTGATGGACGACCACGACCACCCGGAGCTGGACTTCGACCCGCTGGACGACACGAAGACCTGGCCCGAGCAGGACTTCCCGCCCAGGGCGGTGGGCCGGATGGTCCTCGACCGGATGCCGGAGAACTACTTCGCGGAGAACGACCAGATCTCCTTCGGCACCGGGGTGCTGGTGGACGGGCTCGACTTCTCCGACGACAAGATGCTGGTGGGCCGCACCTTCTCGTACAGCGACACCCAGCGCTACCGCGTCGGCCCCAACTACCTGCAACTGCCGGTCAACCAGGCCAAGAACGCCACCGTGCGCACCAACCAGCGCGACGGCCTGATGACGTACCACGTCGATGGCGGCGGCGGGAATCCGATCGTCAACTACGAGCCGTCCATCACGGGCGGTCTGCGCGAGGCGCACTACCCCACGCACGACGAGGTGGGCCCCGAGGTGCGCGGCCGGCTCACCCGCAAGCGCATCCCCCGGACCAACGACTACCTCCAGGCCGGTCAGCGCTACCTCCTGATGGAGCAGTGGGAGCGGGACGACCTTGTGCACAACCTCGTCAACCTGCTCTCGCAGTGCGACCGGCCGGTCCAGGAGCGGATGGTCTGGCACTTCCTGCTCGTGGAGAACGAACTGGGCCTCAAGATCGGCGAAGGGCTCCGCATCACCCCCTCGGACGTCAAGGGCCTGGAGCCGCTGCCCGGCCAGAACCTCACCGACGAGGACCGGGAGCGCCTCTCCCGTCTCGGCGACAACCCGCCGCGCGACGTCACCGGCCTGACGATGACCCACTGCGTCCCCGACGAACGCCACGTCGTCACCCGCTGA
- a CDS encoding DUF6480 family protein, producing the protein MTPSQTPDPDPEPRETPGLEPGGGVPPGETPPAESGLSGTGPEDITYNPPKGWAKAPMALIIGVTLLIAAFFLVYAIILLL; encoded by the coding sequence ATGACTCCTTCCCAGACCCCGGACCCCGACCCGGAACCCCGCGAGACCCCAGGACTGGAACCCGGCGGCGGCGTGCCGCCCGGGGAGACCCCGCCCGCCGAGAGCGGACTGTCGGGTACGGGGCCCGAGGACATCACGTACAACCCGCCGAAGGGCTGGGCGAAGGCCCCGATGGCGCTGATCATCGGCGTGACACTGCTCATCGCGGCGTTCTTCCTCGTGTACGCGATCATCCTGCTGCTCTGA
- a CDS encoding DUF4235 domain-containing protein: MNAAKIAYKPVGLVLGAAGGMLAGMAFKQVWKVIEGEGDAPDAMDEDRRWKEILLAAAVQGAIFAVVKAAIERSGAVTARRLTGSWPG; encoded by the coding sequence GTGAACGCGGCCAAGATCGCCTACAAGCCGGTCGGGCTCGTGCTCGGCGCCGCCGGCGGCATGCTCGCGGGCATGGCGTTCAAGCAGGTGTGGAAGGTCATCGAGGGCGAGGGCGACGCCCCCGACGCCATGGACGAGGACCGCCGCTGGAAGGAGATCCTGCTCGCCGCGGCCGTCCAGGGCGCGATCTTCGCCGTGGTCAAGGCGGCGATAGAGCGTTCCGGCGCGGTGACCGCCCGCCGCCTCACCGGCAGCTGGCCGGGCTGA
- a CDS encoding DUF3618 domain-containing protein codes for MWQRSRKRHTDERHTPDRQREPHPEDLRRQVEQTRDELGMTVEALAAKADIKAQAKERTAAVKQQTAEKAALATGQVRDKAAQVAQKLRERTPDPVLEKTAQAAAQVRESAAKAGQYAADKAPEPLRETAGQAATAARANRTPLLAAGALIAAVLLVRRSRGHRR; via the coding sequence ATGTGGCAGAGATCAAGGAAAAGGCACACCGATGAGCGACACACACCGGACCGACAACGAGAACCCCACCCCGAGGACCTGCGCAGGCAGGTCGAGCAAACCCGTGACGAACTCGGGATGACCGTCGAGGCGCTGGCCGCCAAGGCCGACATCAAGGCGCAGGCGAAGGAGAGGACGGCCGCTGTGAAGCAGCAGACCGCGGAGAAGGCAGCCCTGGCCACCGGCCAGGTGCGCGACAAGGCGGCCCAGGTCGCCCAGAAGCTGAGGGAGCGCACCCCCGACCCCGTCCTGGAGAAGACCGCCCAGGCCGCCGCCCAGGTACGCGAGAGCGCGGCGAAGGCCGGGCAGTACGCGGCGGACAAGGCGCCCGAACCGCTGCGCGAGACCGCCGGCCAGGCTGCCACCGCGGCCCGCGCCAACCGCACCCCGCTGCTCGCGGCCGGTGCCCTGATCGCCGCCGTCCTCCTGGTCCGCCGCAGCCGGGGCCACCGCCGGTGA
- a CDS encoding phage holin family protein, whose product MSTMERQAHGTDESVNVLVSRASQQISELVREEMQLARVEMTEKGKRYGKGGGLFGAAGLLGFLTAQALVATCIVALALVLPVWAAALVVTAVLAAAAAVAALAGKRQITEAGTPAPEQTIDSVKADVAEIKEKAHR is encoded by the coding sequence ATGAGCACCATGGAGCGTCAGGCCCACGGCACCGACGAGTCGGTGAACGTGCTGGTCTCGCGTGCCTCGCAGCAGATCTCGGAGCTGGTCCGGGAGGAGATGCAGCTCGCCCGGGTGGAAATGACCGAGAAGGGCAAGCGGTACGGCAAGGGCGGCGGCCTCTTCGGCGCCGCCGGCCTGCTGGGCTTCCTGACGGCCCAGGCCCTGGTCGCGACGTGCATCGTCGCCCTCGCACTGGTGCTGCCGGTGTGGGCGGCGGCGCTCGTCGTCACGGCGGTACTGGCGGCCGCGGCCGCCGTCGCCGCCCTGGCGGGGAAGCGGCAGATCACCGAGGCCGGGACGCCCGCACCCGAGCAGACCATCGACAGCGTCAAGGCCGATGTGGCAGAGATCAAGGAAAAGGCACACCGATGA
- a CDS encoding YihY/virulence factor BrkB family protein translates to MKRTPHPGTDREEQHHGGDGPAPDVGPGEEVEERAPDEPTQLSGRSWLAVLRATAREFKDDELADRAAALTYYGVLSLFPALLVLVSLLGIAGESATRRVLDNLRQLAPGSARDVLTDAVRQLQGNAGVGSVMAIVGLAVAVWSASGYIAAFIRTSNAVYDLPEGRPVWKILPLRLALTVTLMVLACASALIVVFSGAVARQAGTALGIGDTALTVWSIAKWPVLVLLVILMIALLYWAAPNAKGRGFRWITPGSLLAMLIWLAASAGFAFYVANFASYSKTYGTLAGVVVFLVWLWITNLAILLGLEFDAEMARRRAIAGGLPEDEEPYVRPRDTRAWSEEDRRRLAE, encoded by the coding sequence ATGAAAAGGACACCGCACCCCGGCACCGACAGGGAAGAACAGCACCACGGCGGCGACGGACCCGCGCCGGACGTGGGACCCGGTGAGGAAGTGGAGGAGCGGGCCCCCGACGAGCCGACCCAGCTGAGCGGCCGGTCCTGGCTCGCCGTGCTGCGCGCGACCGCTCGGGAGTTCAAGGACGACGAACTCGCCGACCGGGCCGCCGCACTCACGTACTACGGAGTCCTGTCGCTGTTCCCCGCGCTGCTGGTGCTGGTGTCCCTGCTGGGCATCGCGGGGGAGTCCGCCACCCGGCGGGTCCTCGACAACCTGCGGCAACTGGCGCCCGGCTCCGCCCGCGACGTCCTCACCGACGCCGTGCGCCAGCTCCAGGGCAACGCCGGCGTCGGCTCGGTCATGGCGATCGTGGGCCTGGCCGTCGCCGTCTGGTCGGCCTCCGGCTACATCGCCGCGTTCATCCGCACCTCGAACGCCGTCTACGACCTGCCCGAGGGCCGGCCGGTCTGGAAGATCCTGCCCCTGCGCCTCGCGCTCACCGTCACGCTGATGGTCCTCGCCTGCGCCAGCGCGCTCATCGTCGTCTTCTCGGGCGCCGTCGCCCGGCAGGCGGGCACCGCCCTCGGCATCGGCGACACCGCGCTGACCGTGTGGTCCATCGCCAAATGGCCGGTTCTGGTCCTCCTGGTCATCCTCATGATCGCGCTGCTGTACTGGGCCGCCCCGAACGCCAAGGGCCGCGGCTTCCGGTGGATCACCCCCGGCAGCCTCCTGGCGATGCTCATCTGGCTGGCCGCCTCCGCCGGCTTCGCGTTCTACGTCGCGAACTTCGCCTCGTACAGCAAGACCTACGGCACACTCGCGGGCGTCGTCGTGTTCCTCGTATGGCTGTGGATCACCAACCTCGCGATCCTGCTCGGCCTGGAATTCGACGCCGAGATGGCCCGCCGGCGCGCCATCGCCGGCGGACTGCCCGAGGACGAGGAGCCGTACGTGCGGCCCCGCGACACCCGCGCCTGGAGCGAGGAGGACCGCCGCCGGCTGGCGGAATGA
- a CDS encoding pectate lyase family protein, translating into MRRPVALRLSAALSTMALAAAAGAVLTMPEASAAVAGGATGYASQNGGTTGGAGGQTVRATTGTQIHQALCGRASSSTPITIEVEGTINHANTAKVSGDSCNTAAGVIELKQISNVTIVGVGSGAVFDQLGIHIRQSSNIIIQNVTVKNVKKSGSPTSNGGDAIGMESDVRNVWVDHATLEASGGEDDGFDGLFDMKDNTQYVTLSYSTLRNSGRGGLIGSSETQLDNGYVTFHHNLYENVDSRTPLLRGGTAHIYNNYYVKLNKSGINSRAGAHAKVDNNYFKDSKDVLGTFYTDTTGYWQVSGNTFDNVTWSEPGEENHPAGPNPQSNTTVSIPYAYTLDASSCVPAIVTGTAGANKGLKVSDGNCSTTNPTDPTDPTDPTDPTDPTDPTDPTTPTGTNLSLGAGADGSSKASGTSYGNVRDGDLNTYWSPAGSTGSVSVKWGSATTVSAVTIREAAGAQGVTGSWRLLNADTGAVLKTGSGAGTITVPATSLRKITFEITSAGGTPRIAEFETYAE; encoded by the coding sequence ATGAGGCGACCAGTCGCACTGAGACTTTCTGCGGCGCTGTCCACGATGGCCCTGGCGGCCGCGGCCGGAGCGGTGCTCACGATGCCCGAGGCATCCGCCGCCGTCGCGGGCGGCGCCACCGGCTACGCGAGCCAGAACGGCGGCACCACCGGCGGCGCGGGCGGGCAGACCGTACGGGCCACCACCGGGACCCAGATCCACCAGGCCCTGTGCGGCCGGGCCAGCAGCAGCACGCCGATCACCATCGAGGTCGAGGGCACCATCAACCACGCCAACACCGCCAAGGTGTCCGGCGACAGCTGCAACACGGCGGCCGGTGTCATCGAGCTCAAGCAGATCAGCAACGTCACCATCGTCGGCGTCGGCAGCGGGGCCGTCTTCGATCAACTGGGCATCCACATACGCCAGTCCAGCAACATCATCATCCAGAACGTGACCGTCAAGAACGTCAAGAAGTCCGGCTCGCCCACCTCCAACGGCGGCGACGCCATCGGCATGGAGAGCGACGTCCGCAACGTCTGGGTCGACCACGCGACCCTGGAGGCGTCCGGCGGCGAGGACGACGGCTTCGACGGCCTCTTCGACATGAAGGACAACACCCAGTACGTGACGCTGTCCTACAGCACCCTGCGCAACTCCGGCCGGGGCGGCCTCATCGGGTCCAGCGAGACCCAGCTCGACAACGGCTACGTCACGTTCCACCACAACCTGTACGAGAACGTCGACTCCCGCACACCGCTGCTGCGCGGCGGGACCGCCCACATCTACAACAACTACTACGTGAAGCTGAACAAGTCCGGGATCAACTCCCGGGCCGGCGCCCACGCCAAGGTGGACAACAACTACTTCAAGGACTCCAAGGACGTCCTCGGCACCTTCTACACCGACACCACCGGATACTGGCAGGTCAGCGGCAACACCTTCGACAACGTCACCTGGTCCGAGCCCGGCGAGGAGAACCACCCCGCCGGACCGAACCCGCAGTCCAACACCACGGTGAGCATCCCCTACGCCTACACCCTCGACGCCTCCTCCTGCGTGCCCGCCATCGTGACCGGCACCGCGGGTGCCAACAAGGGCCTCAAGGTCTCCGACGGCAACTGCTCCACGACGAACCCCACCGACCCGACGGATCCGACGGACCCCACCGACCCGACCGATCCCACGGACCCGACCGACCCGACCACACCTACCGGCACCAACCTCAGCCTCGGCGCAGGCGCCGACGGCTCCAGCAAGGCGAGCGGAACCAGCTACGGCAACGTGCGCGACGGTGACCTGAACACCTACTGGTCCCCGGCCGGCTCGACCGGCTCCGTCTCCGTCAAGTGGGGCTCCGCCACCACGGTCTCCGCCGTCACCATCCGCGAGGCCGCGGGCGCCCAGGGGGTGACCGGCTCCTGGCGGCTGCTGAACGCCGACACCGGCGCGGTCCTCAAGACCGGCAGCGGCGCCGGCACGATCACCGTCCCGGCCACCTCGCTGCGCAAGATCACCTTCGAGATCACCTCGGCCGGTGGCACACCGAGGATCGCCGAGTTCGAGACGTACGCGGAATAG
- a CDS encoding AurF N-oxygenase family protein, translating into MASSTVRPEDQDRAAEQDVARRLLDSSAKLSYDPATEVDWDTPLDTDHHGASPEWSTLYATAYWGELTEAQRKALTRQEAASVASTGIWFEMILQQMVLRDMYAKDPTDPRFQWALTEVADECRHSIMFARGAAKLGAPAYRPRRPVLELGRAFKTLAFGEAAYAAILVAEEVLDVMQRDWMRDERVAPFVRTINNIHVVEESRHMKFARDETRKRLRDAGPVRRHLNALVVAIASYYIVTSMVNRDVYANAGLDAARARAEAKTNEHHKSLMRSSCSGLMEFLASARLLTKPALFFYKRADLI; encoded by the coding sequence ATGGCAAGCAGCACCGTTCGGCCGGAGGACCAGGACCGGGCCGCCGAGCAGGACGTCGCCCGGCGCCTGCTCGATTCGTCCGCGAAGCTCTCGTACGACCCCGCCACCGAGGTGGACTGGGACACCCCTCTGGACACCGACCACCACGGGGCGAGCCCCGAGTGGAGCACGCTCTACGCCACCGCGTACTGGGGCGAGCTGACGGAGGCTCAGCGCAAGGCGCTGACGCGCCAGGAGGCCGCTTCGGTCGCCAGCACCGGCATCTGGTTCGAGATGATCCTCCAGCAGATGGTGCTGCGCGACATGTATGCCAAGGACCCGACCGACCCGCGCTTCCAGTGGGCGCTGACCGAGGTCGCCGACGAGTGCCGGCACTCGATCATGTTCGCCCGGGGCGCGGCGAAGCTGGGCGCTCCGGCGTACCGGCCGCGCCGCCCGGTGCTCGAACTGGGCCGCGCCTTCAAGACCCTGGCCTTCGGCGAGGCGGCGTACGCGGCGATCCTCGTGGCGGAGGAGGTGCTCGACGTGATGCAGCGCGACTGGATGCGCGACGAGCGCGTCGCGCCGTTCGTCCGCACGATCAACAACATCCATGTGGTGGAGGAGTCCCGCCACATGAAGTTCGCCCGCGACGAGACCCGCAAGCGCCTGCGCGACGCGGGCCCGGTGCGCCGCCACCTCAACGCGCTCGTCGTCGCCATCGCCTCGTACTACATCGTCACCAGCATGGTGAACCGGGACGTCTACGCGAACGCCGGCCTGGACGCCGCCCGGGCGCGGGCCGAGGCGAAGACCAACGAGCACCACAAGTCCCTGATGCGGTCGAGCTGTTCGGGGCTGATGGAGTTCCTGGCCTCGGCGCGTCTGCTGACGAAGCCGGCCCTGTTCTTCTACAAGCGCGCCGACCTGATCTGA